From the genome of Sordaria macrospora chromosome 7, complete sequence:
TCAAGCCGACATAAGATAATCCCCGGCGCCACGGGAACCCCTAGATTGTCTGGGTTTACCGAGAACAACACTCAACCCCCCAGTCACATCCAGCCAAAGCCGAGCAAAACTTCCGTCCTGCGACTTTCCActctccccatcaccacgacgAGAACCTCTCACCAACAAGACGAATTTACCTTTCTATCAAGCGGTATATCAATTCCTCCTGCAACGAAATATCCTTCACCGACGGGAGCTGCATCTCCAGCTATATAACCGCGAGTCAACAAACCCTGCGTCATCGTGCTTGGCGCCATATCTGCGATCTTCCAAAGGACACATCCACATTGCGCATGCGCCCTGCGCCCCTGAGCAGCGACATATCGAATTTCGCGATACCTTCTCATCCACCCGAATCCAAGAGGTAACCCCTCTCACCAAGTCTTTAGAATGTCCACGGTATGTTCATCCCCTTCCCAGCGATCCGTATGGCATGCCGCATGGTCCGTAGCCTTTGCGCCGCGGCTTTACATGCTCCTACTTCCGTTTACCCGCTACAAGCCGAACCGCGAACATGGAAACTTGCTTGCACGTTACTATCTTCTGATCTTTGGCTGACTTGTCTTCCTCCAGACGCCAAGCGCTAGCGGCGTACCCTCGCCTCTACCCATACCAACTGTCGACAAGATGAGCGCCGCCGACCAATTCCGATCTGCTGTCTCCCAGCCCACAGTGGCCGCCTTTTGCGCCGGCGGTGTTGCCGGTGCCGTATCCCGAACGGTAGTCTCGCCCCTCGAACGCCTCAAAATCCTCTACCAGGTCCAAAGTAACGGTCGCGAAGCGTACAAGCTTAGTGTGGGCAAGGCGTTGGCGAAAATGTGGAGGGAAGAGGGTTGGAGAGGATTCATGGCTGGCAACGGCACCAATTGCATCCGTATCGTGCCATATTCGGCGGTGCAGTTCGGCAGCTACAACTTCTACAAGCGAAACATTTTTGAGAGGCACCCGGGCGACTCTCTCACCCCTCTGTCGAGATTGACCTGCGGTGGTCTCGCCGGTATCACCTCAGTTACCTTCACCTACCCCCTCGATATCGTCAGGACAAGATTGTCCATCCAGACTGCTTCCTTCGCGGAGCTCGGTGAAAGGCCACGCAAAATGCCCGGCATGTGGGAAACGTTGGTCAAGATGTACAGGACTGAGGGCGGAGTCCCGGCGCTCTATCGAGGAATCGTTCCCACTGTCGCCGGTGTTGCTCCTTACGTAAGTCGAACTTGGCATGTGTCAACGGACTCTTCGGGGCGCTGACTGTGAGTAACAGGTCGGTCTCAACTTCATGGTTTACGAGCACGTGCGCCAATACCTCACTTTGGATGGTGAGCAAAACCCGAGTGCCGTCAGGAAATTGCTTGCCGGCGCGATCTCCGGCGCGGTTGCTCAGACCTGCACATACCCCTTGTAAGTTCATACCCAGACTCAATGTCGAGTGACTATGTCGTACTGACAGAGCATAGTGATGTGTTGCGCCGTCGCTTCCAGATCAACACCATGTCTGGCATGGGATACCAGTATAAGGGCATCTTTGACGCCATTCGCGTCATCGTCACAGAGGAAGGCGTGCGCGGCTTGTACAAGGGGATAGTACCCAATTTGCTCAAGGTCGCGCCCAGCATGGCCTCAAGCTGGCTGAGTTACGAGGTGTGCCGTGATTTCCTCGTGGCTTTGAAGCCCGAGGAGACCAAGCTCTTGCAATAATCGCCATGAGCTTGAACTCAACCCGACAAATCCGACGAAGGCCATCGACCACCGAGCGCCAGCTACGGAAAGAATCAAAAGACATTAGAAGTCAGTAATAGAGGGGCAACTTTTAGAGCCCTACGTTCATCCCGTATCGACTTCTGTCTTTCATCTCGCATATAGCCGGTGATAGTCCGTTTTACCAACCCTTACTACAGTTTAATCGACCAGCGCTGCTGATGAAAATCCTTGCACTACCAACCTGTGAGTTTACGGGTAGAAATGGCATTGAAGGAAGTCGAAGCATTCAAGCATCAAGTGGTGACGGCGGTCTCATAGTTGAACAAGCCGGCAAAGGCTCTGCCGGGCAAGGCCTCGGTGTCTGTCAAGAGCAGTCTGGTATGAACAAAACAAGGATAGGGATGGGAACTGTATTGTAGTGCTTTTTCTTGACTTCCCTTGCATAGGAGCTTGTTTTTATTACATGGAGAGCATTTTGCTTCTGGGATAACAACAATTGGGGTTCTGAAAGTACAGCGAAGGTTCGTAGGCAAGTGCCATACCTTAGCCAACTGAAGACAcattgaagaagagaaggaccTAAATATCCAGAGCGAGGCGTCTTGCAAGCACATGGGAGGTTAGCGATAGACAAAAGCCACAAGAGCATGATTGTTATATGAGGCACAAGTAGATTTGTTTATGTAGTTATACCGAATGTATTTTCGATCGCTGTGACTTACCTCCACGTTCGTGGATGACTGGAGATGCGAATGGTGAAAGCGGGACTTTGCCCGGACAGACGGGATGACAACAACCACGGAACGTCCCGCGAAAGGGGGAAAACAAACAAAGTGACAGGGGAGGGACATATGGGGCCAGATGGGGCGCACGAGCCATGTGCAAACTGCACGCACAGACCAGTCCTCCACCAGCTGGCGCCTCTGGGCCCACAACCCCAATTTCTGCCATTGGTGACCGCCCGCACAAATCCGCCGGTCGGCTGGACACCAAAAACTTCTTTCAATTTTGCGGCACCTCTGGATTTCAGAGTTTGACAACCCCCGATTTCAGTCGACAATCGAGAGTCAGCCGCCAAGATGGGTACGTAAAATCAGCAaaaacaccatcacaacTGCCACCGAAATGGCCTCCTTTGAAGCCTTTGTGTGCGAGTGGACGAGATTTTTGAGGTTGTGAAAAACCGAGAAACTTCTTCGATCTGCGACCATGGCAATTTTCACCTGCGTTCCCGGTGTCGCTGGAGATGGTCCCAATGTTGGTTGCCCTCGATAGATAGTCATACCGCAATCAATCGGATCGCGCGCCCCCTCTCTCTGAAAATGAAGAGGACGCGACGATCTGATGCGGATAGGCTTTTGGGGcgcagaaaaaaaaccaactACAATGGACGTACTCCGCGCACTTAGGTCGAGCAATGGCACGCCAGCCTGAGCATACCTGAACCATTGAAGGCTGACTGGGAGTCTGTTTGCGACGAATAGGTATCGATCTTCGCAAGCACCACGAGCGGTCCACTCACCGCAAGGCCCCCAAGAGCGACAATGTTTACTTGAAGCTCCTGGTCAAGCTTTACCGCTTCCTTGCCCGTAAGTTTTTGATGCCCCTCCCTACGCCCTTGTGGAGAGTCGGCATGATACTAACCCGACCTTCTAGGCCGCACTGACTCTGCCTTCAACAAGGTCGTGCTCCGCCGGTTGTTCATGTCCCGCATCAACCGTCCccccatctctctctctcgcattgccgccaacctcaagaacggcaacgagaagaagaccgtcgttgttgtcggtaCCGTCACCGATGACAACCGTCTTTTGACCGTCCCCAAGGTCTCGGTTGCTGCCCTCCGCTTCACCGCCACTGCCCGTGCTCGCATCGAGGCTGCCggtggccaggccatcaCCCTCGACCAGCTCGCCCTTGAGAAGCCCACTGGTGCCAacaccctccttctccgtgGCCCCAAGAACGCTCGCGAGGCCTTCAAGCACTTCGGCTTCGGTCCCCACAAGAACAAGGTGCGTCACGGCATTGTTGGATCCCCAAGAAACAAGAGCAGATTACTGACACCCATTACAGAAGCCCTATGTCGCTTCCAAGGGCCGCAAGTTCGAGCGTGCTCGTGGTCGCAGAAGATCCAAGGGTTTCAAGGTCTAAACGGAGCAAAGATACCCCTGGCGACATCCTCTGGTACAAGGCGTGGGGAATTTTTTGCTGCTTTCTCTTGTACTGCTGGCAAGAATGGCTATGCTTGGCTGTTTTTGCTGCGCGTATTTGGGTTGGCATGGGGCAATACTCCGAGCTGCGGCTGGCGTGCAATCATCATAGGGCAACTTTCTTCCATTTATGACAAGGAAATTGATGACCACCACGTCTTTACCAGAACTATTTGATATTTGTGATTGCGTGACaatgtggatgatgatgtgtttGGGTAGCTGATGTATCTGCCATAATCTCGTTCTTTTCGATACAGCAAAGCTCTTGTCTATGGGTATTTGGTGTACAATGTTCTAAGCCGACAAACGAAAAGGTTTATCCTCTATGGTAACCTGCCCCAATAACGCCGTTTTACTCTTACAAATGCTTTTATGAACCCAGCCAGTAGCCCGTCATCATCCCACGGCATTAAATAGGAATATCTTCTAGGATGACATCCCTCCTCCTATTCAGCGCAACGAAATAGGCCTCCTTTGACTCCTACATGTCACCGAAGGCTCTCGTCAGCGAAACCATCGCGACAGCATGGACCGTCGATCAGGGGTTGTGGGGGAagcaggaaaaaaaaagacttaCACTCCTAGAACTATCAGGCTTATCCCTAAACACCTTGCCGAAAAGCTTCCTAAGCAtatcctccagcttcttgtccTCAGACCCTTGGTAGAACTTGCAGACGAAGTGACCACCGGGTTTGAGCGTGTCGTTTGCGAATGAGAGTGCGGCGTAGCAGAGGTCCTGTTTTTGGGGGAatgggggaaaaggggaatcAACATATTAGTTTATGGCTATGGGGGGAATTAATAGGACGGGAATGACAGGAAAAGACATACCATACTGCCGGCGTGGTCCT
Proteins encoded in this window:
- a CDS encoding 60S ribosomal protein eL18, whose product is MGIDLRKHHERSTHRKAPKSDNVYLKLLVKLYRFLARRTDSAFNKVVLRRLFMSRINRPPISLSRIAANLKNGNEKKTVVVVGTVTDDNRLLTVPKVSVAALRFTATARARIEAAGGQAITLDQLALEKPTGANTLLLRGPKNAREAFKHFGFGPHKNKKPYVASKGRKFERARGRRRSKGFKV